The Streptomyces sp. RKND-216 genomic sequence ACCTGCAGCGTGATGTGCGCCTCCCTGCTCAGGCGGACCAGGTGGTCGAGCTGGTCGGCCATCACGGCGCGGCTGCCGACCACGCGCCGCAGCAGCGCCTCGTCGATCACCGCCCAGAAGCGCAGCGCCTCGTTCGGATCGCTGAGGCGGTCCTGTCTCTTCAGCCGGACCTGCACCCGCTTGTCCACCTCTGCGGCGGTCGCCTCCGGCCACATGCCGGAGATCACCGCCTGGGCGTAGTCGCGGGTCTGCATGAGCCCGGGCACGATGAGCGACTCGTACACCCGCAGGGACGCCGCGTCGGTCTCCAGGCCGATGTACACGCTGTAGGGGATGTCGCCGAAGGCGTGCCACCAGCCCTGCTGACGGGACTCCTTGGCCATCTGCATGAGGGAGTCGACGATCCGACGGTCCTCGACCTCGTACACGCCGCACAGGTCGCGCACGTCACGCTGGCTGATGCTGCGGCGGCCGTTCTCCAGCCGGCTGATCTTCGACTGGGAGACCAGCAGCCGGTCCGCGACCTCCTCCGCCGTCATGCCCCGGAGTTCGCGCAGCCTGCGCAGCTCCTGGCCCAACCGGCGGCGCCGTACGGTGGGATTGACCTGGGACGCCACAGCGACTGCACCTCCGCGGGTAAGTACGACTACTCACCAGAAGAGTGCCACCACTGTCCGCGTCCGCGCTGGGAAACGGCGACACAGGGTGCGCCGGTATGCGGCACCGGGTGACGGACGGACGTTGCCTGGGCGGCCGTCCGTCACCCGCCGGTCGTGGGTCGTGCGGCGTCGGTGTCGGCGTCGCTCAGCGCGCGCCGACGCGGGACATGCGGGACACCGCCGGCGTCCGCCGCGCCTGGTCCGGCACCGTGTGCCCCGCAGCGGGCCGCGGAGCGTGCTGAGCGGGCGGCTGGGCCGCCGCGCGCGCTCCGGTGCCGCGCCCGCCCGAGCCGCCTCCGCCGCCGCCCGGGCGGCGCGGGGCCGCGGCTGCGCCGTTCTGCACGTCCATCACGGCGTGCGCGACGAGGCCGCCCATCGGGTCGTGCCGGATCAGGTCCCTCAGCCGGGAGCGGCAGGACCGCCCCTCGTTGCCGGGGTAGAGGTGCTTGCCCAGCCCGACGGCGTGCGCCAGCGCGGCCAGCGCGGCGGTACGCGGGTCCGGCGGTACGCCGGTCCGTATCGCGGCATCGAGGCGGGTCCGTATCTCACGGCTGATGGCCGTGTCGGTCGCCTGATAGCGCGTCGTCGGAAGCACCCCGCACATCTGGCCGTTGACGGCATGGACCATGCCGCAGCGCTCCAGGTGCGTGAGGTACGTCTGGCGCAGCCCGAGCCTGGGCCCGCCGATCCAGTGCACGGCCCGGACCGGGCTGCCGCGCCTGCGCAGCAGCTCCAGTGCGGAGTCCAGCGTCGGATCTCCTGTCGGCCGTGGTAGGACCACGGCGATACGGTCCCCGTCTGGGGCTATCCGGCCCGCCAGTGCCAGCTCGACGAGCTGTGCTCCGGCCAGGCCGAGGTCGAGCGACTGCGGCTGTGCAGTGGTACCCGTGGTCGGGTCCAGTGCCAGCAGCAGAAGCTCCTCCGGAATAGTTCTGCGGCTCCTGCCCATCCATGCCTCCCCGCGTGGATGAATGACAGGGTGACCCCTCTCACAATCATCTGTCGAGAGCACCTGACCGGAATGTTAGGGAACCAGCAGGTATGTCGTTCTCGTCATCCCGGGTGGAAGGGGAGTGGCCCCTTGACGGTGCGTTACCGACGGGGAGCGGTCCGCGACGGCGCGGCCGGTCCGGGGCGGGGTACCGGGTCATCGGGGGGCGATCCCGGAGCCGGATCACTGTTTAACTGGTAGACCGGCGGCGAGAGTGAAGGCGACAGGAGGCATCGGTGGCGGGCGAGTCCCCCGACAAGTCGGAGCGGGAAAGGTCGTCGGGGGAGACGACGGAGGACGCCGGTTCGGTTCCCGCGGCGCGACGACAGGACCCACGTGAGGCGTACGCGGCTGCCGCGGACACCGGCCCGGCGGGGGAGCCGGAGGCCGCGGCGGGCGTCCCCGAGGGGGCGGACGGCGCGGCGGAACCGGACAGCGCGGCCGCATCGGACGGCGCGGAGCGCGACGGGCCGGGGTCCGGGAACTCGCGGCAGGACGCGGACGCCGCCGACGCGCCCGCGGACGACTCCGGTGACGCACGGCTGCGCGCGGCGGTCGCCGCGTGGGTCTCCTCGGCCGACGACGACCAGAGCGGTCAGGACGGTCAGGACGACCAGGACGCCGGGCCGGGTACGCAGAGCAGCGACGCTCCCGCGGACTCGGGCTCCGGGGCGGAAGCACCGGCGGACGACTCCCCGCCAGGGGGCGGCGAGGACGGGGCCGTTGACGGCGCGAACAGCGACCTGCCGGTACGGCCGCGCGGTGCCGCGACCGAGCCCGGGACGGACTCCGCGGCGAAGCCCGCACCGGACACCGCCACCACGATGTTCGGCGTGCGCCCGGACGTGCTCGAACCGACCGACGAGACGTCCGCAGCCGCCAGGGCGGAGCGGATGACTGCGGCGTTCTTCGGCTCGTCCCGCAAGCCCGGCGAGCAGGACTCCGTGGCCGAAGCGACCTCCCCAGAGGGCGTCGGGGCCGACTCCGCTGCCGACTCCCCGCTCGACACCTCTGCCGACGTCGCGCCTGACCAGACGCCGGGGGAGGCGCGTGACGTGACCGAGCAGGCGCCCGCGGGTCCCGACGAGCCGGCGAGCGCACCGGAGGAGCGTGACGACGACGGAGACGCGGTCGACGCCCCGGCGGACGACGAGGAGTTGCCGGGCGACGACACCCCGGCGGACACTCCGGCGGACACGGCATCGGACTCGGCAACGGACCCCGACCCGGACCTCGACGCGCCCGACGCGGCAGGCGAGGAGCTACCGGGGAAGGACCGGAGGACCACCGCCTCCGGCGCCGTCGCCGCTTCGGCGGCCAAGACCGACGAGGAGAACCCGGGCGGGCCGGCCGCGCAGCGGGACCACGCGACGACGGCCCTCCGCCTTCCCCGGGAGGACGGGGACGAGGACACCCCGTCCGGCGAGACGACGGCGGTGGTGACACCTGCGGAGAAGCCGGCGGACAAGGGCGAGGACGAAGACAAGGGCAAGGACGAGGACACCTCCGACGGCGACGGCGAAAACGGCGGCTCCGGCGAGGGCGGGAGCCGGTTCGTCCCGCTGCGCTCCACCGACGCGCCGCGCACGCCCGACGGAGCCGGAACGCGGCGCCCGCTGCCGGACGCGCAGACCAGCAGCACCGGCACGCCCGCCTCCGTCATCTCCGGCGTCGGTGGCGAACAGGAACGCACCAAGCAGCAGCCGGCGCCCGAGCCGCCGCCGCTGGAACTGCTGGCGCAGCTCACCAACACGCCCCCGCCGCCGGAGACTCCGCTGCGCACCGCCGTGCGCCGGGTCAAGATCTGGACGCCGCTGGTGCTCCTGCTGGCGATCGTGTTCGTGATCGTGCAGGCCGTGCGGCCCCTGCCGGAACCGACGCTGACGCTGACCGAGCAGGCCACGTACACCTTCGACGGCGGCGAGCCGTCGCTGCCGTGGCCGACCGAGGGCCAGGCGTACGTGGAGGTCTCCGGGCTCGGTGTGCTCGGCTCGTACGGCGAGCAGAAGGCGGTGCCGATCGGCAGCGTGGCGAAGACCATGACGGCCTACCTCGTGCTGCAGAAGTCCCCGCTGAAGGAGGGCGCGGACGGGCCGAAGATCACCATCGACCAGAAGGCCGAGGACGACGGCAAGCGCGGCGCGGGCAACGGCGACGAGTCCGTGCTGCCCAGCGTCGAGAAGGGCGACAAGATCACCCAGCGGGACGCGCTGTCCGCGTTGATGATCCCCTCCGCGAACAACATCGCCCGTCTGCTGGCTCGTTGGCACAGCGGTTCCGAAGCGGCGTTCGTCGAGGAGATGAACGAGACCGCCGAGGAACTGGGCATGGAGAACACGAAGTACACCGACCCCAGCGGCCTGGAGGAGACCACCGTCAGCACCGCGAAGGATCAGGTGCAGCTGGGCAAGAAGGCCATGGAGATCCCGGCGCTGGTGGAGATCACCAGGCAGCCGTTCTGGAAGGACCCGTTCTCCGGCGAGCAGATGCGCAACTGGAACACGGTGGTGTCGAGCGCCGGCGCGATCGGCATCAAGACGGGCACCACCACGGTCGCGGGCGGCAACCTGCTCTTCGCCGGTTACGAGGAGATCGGCGACACGCGGCAACTGGTCGTCGGCGCCGTGCTCGGGCAGCACAAGCCGCCCATCATCGACACCGCCAACGCCGTCAGCGACAAGCTGCTGACCGCGGCGGAGGGGACGCTGACCGCGGAGAAGATCGTGCAGAAGGGCGACGTCGTCGGCTACGTGGACGACGGCCTCGGCGGCCGTACGCCGGTCGTCGCGACCGAGGACGTGGCGGCCGTCGGCTGGGGCGGTGTGGAGGTCGACCTCGCGCTGGAGCCCCTGAAGGACATGCCGCACACCGCCCCCACCGGGAAGCGGGTCGGCACGCTGACGGTAGGGGGCGGCCCCGGACAGGTCGAGGTACCGGTGGCGCTGGAGCAGGACCTGCCCGAACCCGCCTTCGGGGACAAGCTGACGCGCATCCTGTGACGCGTCAGCGGTGACGACCCGTCCGGGGCAGGGCCGGCGCACGCCGCGCCGGTAGCCTGCCCCGGACGCAGAAGCCACGTGGGGGAGACGACAGATGACCACCCTGGGGCCCCCACCGCGCACGCGGGAGGCCGAGGCCGAGGACGGCCGGGCCGCGCGTGACGTCGAGGCCGCCGGGCGGATACCGGGCGGCCGCACGGCGCTGCTGCCGCGCCCGCGCCAGCCGCGCGCGGACACGACGTCCGCCGCACGCACGGCCGTCGCGGCGCCGCCCGCGACAGTCGCCGGGCGGGTGGCGCGGTGGCTGCGGCACCCCGTGGGCGCGGCCCTGCTCTTCGGCTCGGTGCTGCACCTGCTCTGGCTGTGGCTGATCGCGAACGGCGGCGGCGACCTGGC encodes the following:
- a CDS encoding helix-turn-helix transcriptional regulator, whose amino-acid sequence is MASQVNPTVRRRRLGQELRRLRELRGMTAEEVADRLLVSQSKISRLENGRRSISQRDVRDLCGVYEVEDRRIVDSLMQMAKESRQQGWWHAFGDIPYSVYIGLETDAASLRVYESLIVPGLMQTRDYAQAVISGMWPEATAAEVDKRVQVRLKRQDRLSDPNEALRFWAVIDEALLRRVVGSRAVMADQLDHLVRLSREAHITLQVLPNEVGAHPGMYGKFSILEFQDTLDASVVYLEGVTSDLYLEKPNDVQHYSVMYEHLRAKALNAEQSREFIERLRDEYAS
- a CDS encoding GPP34 family phosphoprotein, producing the protein MGRSRRTIPEELLLLALDPTTGTTAQPQSLDLGLAGAQLVELALAGRIAPDGDRIAVVLPRPTGDPTLDSALELLRRRGSPVRAVHWIGGPRLGLRQTYLTHLERCGMVHAVNGQMCGVLPTTRYQATDTAISREIRTRLDAAIRTGVPPDPRTAALAALAHAVGLGKHLYPGNEGRSCRSRLRDLIRHDPMGGLVAHAVMDVQNGAAAAPRRPGGGGGGSGGRGTGARAAAQPPAQHAPRPAAGHTVPDQARRTPAVSRMSRVGAR
- a CDS encoding serine hydrolase, which produces MAGESPDKSERERSSGETTEDAGSVPAARRQDPREAYAAAADTGPAGEPEAAAGVPEGADGAAEPDSAAASDGAERDGPGSGNSRQDADAADAPADDSGDARLRAAVAAWVSSADDDQSGQDGQDDQDAGPGTQSSDAPADSGSGAEAPADDSPPGGGEDGAVDGANSDLPVRPRGAATEPGTDSAAKPAPDTATTMFGVRPDVLEPTDETSAAARAERMTAAFFGSSRKPGEQDSVAEATSPEGVGADSAADSPLDTSADVAPDQTPGEARDVTEQAPAGPDEPASAPEERDDDGDAVDAPADDEELPGDDTPADTPADTASDSATDPDPDLDAPDAAGEELPGKDRRTTASGAVAASAAKTDEENPGGPAAQRDHATTALRLPREDGDEDTPSGETTAVVTPAEKPADKGEDEDKGKDEDTSDGDGENGGSGEGGSRFVPLRSTDAPRTPDGAGTRRPLPDAQTSSTGTPASVISGVGGEQERTKQQPAPEPPPLELLAQLTNTPPPPETPLRTAVRRVKIWTPLVLLLAIVFVIVQAVRPLPEPTLTLTEQATYTFDGGEPSLPWPTEGQAYVEVSGLGVLGSYGEQKAVPIGSVAKTMTAYLVLQKSPLKEGADGPKITIDQKAEDDGKRGAGNGDESVLPSVEKGDKITQRDALSALMIPSANNIARLLARWHSGSEAAFVEEMNETAEELGMENTKYTDPSGLEETTVSTAKDQVQLGKKAMEIPALVEITRQPFWKDPFSGEQMRNWNTVVSSAGAIGIKTGTTTVAGGNLLFAGYEEIGDTRQLVVGAVLGQHKPPIIDTANAVSDKLLTAAEGTLTAEKIVQKGDVVGYVDDGLGGRTPVVATEDVAAVGWGGVEVDLALEPLKDMPHTAPTGKRVGTLTVGGGPGQVEVPVALEQDLPEPAFGDKLTRIL